The genome window TAGGCAGTGGCGTTGGTATGGGAGGCGAAGCCCTGAAAGCCGCTGAAGGCAGCCTTAAACAAGACCTAGAAGCCCTCTGTTTAATTTTACAAGAACAACCTTATCTCACGGGTGCTATGCCCACACTAGCTGATTTTAGCGTTGCTAGCCTTAGTTTACTCTTAAAATTCCCCGAAGAATCTTATATGGATATTCCTAATCAACTGGCAGGAAAAGCCCTACCTGGTATCGGCGATAATCCTGCATTTGAACCCTTCTTTACCTGGCGCGATCAACTGTATAGTGAATATCGTCAACCCGCTGTCTCCACGGGTAGTAGTGGCACCAGTGCCTCTGCACCGAGTTCGATTGAAATTGAGTAACATTTAGCCTTTGCCAGACAAAAGGGGGAATGGAGAGAAAGCGTCAAGAAATGAGGAGGACAAAAAACATTCAAGATATATCCTCCTCACGATTCTCTATTCCCTAAATGAGGAATGACTAAGAACGAATGACCAATCAATTACAAACTCCTCACAGTGGTTACCATTGGGGAGGAGAAGATACCCGATTTTTTGAAGGTTGGTATTATCGGGTTACCCTCCCCGAAATCAATCAAACCTTCGCCTTCATGTACTCCATTGATGATCCCGCCGGGGGAACTGCTTACAGTGGAGGGGCGGCGCAAATTTTAGGACCCAATGATGAGTATTTTTGGCGCACCTTTCCCAATGTCAAAGGGTTTTGGGCTGATTATACTGCTTTAGGCTTAGGACATTGGGCCAAACGACCGGTAGGAAGTTTTCCCCGACCACTCACTCCCAATCAATTTAACCAACAAATTAACGAAGGGTATCAAGCAACGGCAACCCTCAATCAGGGGAAACTCTATGACCCAGCTACAGACCAAACGGTCGCTTGGGAATATCAGATTAACCCCATTTATGGTTGGGGCAATCCTAAACGTCCCCAGAAAGCCACGGCTGGATGGTTATCGTTTCTGCCTTTATTTGAACCCGGTTGGCAAATTTTGATTGCCCATGGCTTAGCAACGGGATCGATTCAGTGGCAAGGCAAAACCTATAAATTTACGAATGTACCGGCTTACAGCGAAAAAAATTGGGGACGGGCGTTTCCGGCGAAATGGTTTTGGTTAAACTGCAATGCTTTTACCGAAGAAACAGATCTCGCTTTAACTGCAGGTGGGGGAAGACGAGAAGTGTTAGGCCTTGGCGAAGAAGTAGCATTGATTTGTTTCCACCATCGCGGGCAATTTTATGAATTTGTTCCCTGGAATTCTGAGGTTTTTTGGGAAATTCAACCTTGGGGAGAATGGAAAATGAATGCAGTTGGTAGAAAATTAGCAGTGGAAATTATTGGCAAAACTGACCAACCGGGTACACTTTTACGGGCACCCACGGAACGAGGATTACAGTTTTGTTGTCGGGATACAATGCAAGGTGACCTTCACCTTAAACTCTCTCATCGGAGTGGAAACGTTATCTTTGAAGCTTCTAGTACCAATTGTGGTTTAGAAGTGGGAGGGATTCCCTGGTCAGGATCTTGGAAGAACCAATCCTAATTGTTTCTCGTTAGTTATCCGAGTCATTTTAAATTCTATTGCCTTCGTTTTATAAAAAATGATGAAACCCAAAAAAAATCCTTGGCTTGCTCTAATTGTAATGATGACAACGACGACTTTTGTCAGTAGTTGTTCTCAGTTGAATCTTAATCCATCGCCAGATTCCTCTGAACCTTCACCTGATGCCGAAGAATTGCCGTTTGGAGAATCAGACCCTTCAGAAAATCAGTCTGATTCTGCTTCTCGACCCTTGGAACCAACACCAGAAGATACGAACTTTGTTACAACTGTGGTTAATGAAACGAGTCCGGCTGTGGTTCGGGTTAATGTCAAACGGGTGGTAGATACCGAGATTCCTGAGATTTTTAATAATCCCTTTTTTGAGCGGTTTTTTGGGGATTCGATTCCGACTCCTCCTCAGCAACGGGTTCAGGAAGGGTTAGGGTCGGGATTTATTGTTAGTAGTGATGGGCAAATTTTAACCAATGCCCATGTGGTGAACA of Cyanobacteria bacterium GSL.Bin1 contains these proteins:
- a CDS encoding tocopherol cyclase, encoding MTNQLQTPHSGYHWGGEDTRFFEGWYYRVTLPEINQTFAFMYSIDDPAGGTAYSGGAAQILGPNDEYFWRTFPNVKGFWADYTALGLGHWAKRPVGSFPRPLTPNQFNQQINEGYQATATLNQGKLYDPATDQTVAWEYQINPIYGWGNPKRPQKATAGWLSFLPLFEPGWQILIAHGLATGSIQWQGKTYKFTNVPAYSEKNWGRAFPAKWFWLNCNAFTEETDLALTAGGGRREVLGLGEEVALICFHHRGQFYEFVPWNSEVFWEIQPWGEWKMNAVGRKLAVEIIGKTDQPGTLLRAPTERGLQFCCRDTMQGDLHLKLSHRSGNVIFEASSTNCGLEVGGIPWSGSWKNQS